The nucleotide window TATGAAGTAACATGAAATAAATTACTATAGAATTAAGAACTTAAAAAAGAAAAAACTTTAGTGATTAATATTGAATAAGTAAATTAGAATTGGAACGTTATGTGAGGAAAATTATATGATGATTACAATAAGAAAAGCTAATAAAGAAGATGCAAAGAAATTAAAAGAAGTTTCTGATAAAGCATTTTTATCCGATTATGTAAAATATGGAGAATGCCCAGGGTATGGACAAACCATTGAGAAAATTTGTACAACAATAGTTGATCCGAAAAGAGATGTATTTGCAATTTTATGTGATGGTGAAGTAGTCGGTAAGATTAGTGTAGTGAAAGAAAATAGAGAAAGAAATTATTTAGGATGTCTTTGTATAATTCCAGAATACGAAAATCTAGGGATAGGTCAGAAAGCTATGCGATATATAGAAAACTACTACAAATGTATTAAAAGTTGGTATTTGGTAACGCCAGCAGATAAATTAAGAAATCATTATTTTTATAAAAAATGTGGTTATAGTATTACTGGTAAACAAATGGATGGCAAAGTTGAAGTTGTAACATTTGAAAAAATAATAAAATAGATTAAATTACACAATGGAGATAAGATAAAGTGGAAAGATTAAAATTACAAAGAATAAATAAGGAACTCGTTGATAAATGTGTAGATTTATATATAGAAACCTTTTCTAAGGAACCTTGGAATGATGTTTACGAATCTAGAGAGCAAGTAGTTAAATTATTTAATAATCATTTAAATAATAATTATTTTGTAGGTTATGTAGCTATGTTAGATGAGAAAGTAGTAGCTTTAAGTATTGGTATGAAGAAACCTTGGATAGAAGGATTTGAGTATTACATAGATGAATTCTGCGTCAGCTATGAAATGCAAGGTAAAGGTATAGGAAGTTGGTTTATAAAAGCAATAGAGGAAGACATTAAACATAGAGAAATGGATGGAATGATATTAAATACTGAAAAAGATTATCCATCTAGGAAGTTTTACGAGAAAAATGGTTTTAAGATGCTTGGAGATTTAGTTGTTCTTGGAAAATAAAAATTATTGTGGTGCAATGAGACCTCGTATTCAAGCATTATCAACAAGAGCGTATGAAAATATGGTTGGTGTAATAATGGCAAATCCACCAGAAGAAAATGCTGGATGTTCCTGCGCATTTTCTCCAATATGTTGGGATGAAGATGGAAATTGTGTTGATAATACAATATTCATCGGTGATGAGTTAACATCAAAAATATATTATGCAGAATTTGATTTAGAACGACTTCGTAAATATAGAAGTTCTGAAATGATGGGTAATACTTTTAGGAAGGTGAAGGCCTATTCAGAATTGCTTAATCCAGAAATAAAGGCACCGTTTATACGAGATTAACTATGGATAAAATAATAGTAATCTAGAGTTAAGAGAGGTGGTTAATAAATGATTGGTGATACCGTTACAGTGATAGTTGATAGAGAACTTGGAACATATCATCCAAAACATCGTGATATTTATTATCCTATTAATTATGGGTATATTGAAGGTATAATCGCACCAGATGGTGAGGAACAAGATGCATATATTTTAGGAGTAACAGAACCAGTACAACAATTTACAGGAGAAGTAATCGCTATTATTCATAGGAAAAATGATATCGAAGATAAGTGGGTAGTAGCTCCGAAAGGCATGAAATTTACAGTTGATGAAATAAAAAATCAAGTGTATTTTCAGGAAAAATATTTTGATTTTGAAATTATTATATAGTAGGAATAAGATGTACAATTTTTGCTGGTGTTAATGGTGTAGGTAAAACATCAATATATAAATCTATTTATTATAATGAAAATAAAGATGAAAAGAGAATAAATATAAATGAAGCCGATAATGTTCCGCTTTGGGCAAAAAT belongs to Clostridium bornimense and includes:
- a CDS encoding GNAT family N-acetyltransferase gives rise to the protein MERLKLQRINKELVDKCVDLYIETFSKEPWNDVYESREQVVKLFNNHLNNNYFVGYVAMLDEKVVALSIGMKKPWIEGFEYYIDEFCVSYEMQGKGIGSWFIKAIEEDIKHREMDGMILNTEKDYPSRKFYEKNGFKMLGDLVVLGK
- a CDS encoding GNAT family N-acetyltransferase: MMITIRKANKEDAKKLKEVSDKAFLSDYVKYGECPGYGQTIEKICTTIVDPKRDVFAILCDGEVVGKISVVKENRERNYLGCLCIIPEYENLGIGQKAMRYIENYYKCIKSWYLVTPADKLRNHYFYKKCGYSITGKQMDGKVEVVTFEKIIK
- a CDS encoding inorganic pyrophosphatase, producing the protein MIGDTVTVIVDRELGTYHPKHRDIYYPINYGYIEGIIAPDGEEQDAYILGVTEPVQQFTGEVIAIIHRKNDIEDKWVVAPKGMKFTVDEIKNQVYFQEKYFDFEIII